The region ctttaggatggactggttggacttccttgcaatccaagagactctcaagagtcttctccaacacaacagttcaaaagcatcaattctttggtgctcagctttctttatagtcctactctcacattcatacttgactattggaaaaaccattgctttgactagacagacctttgttggcaaagtaatgtctctgctttttaatatgctttctaagttagtcatagcttttcttccaaggagcaagcatcttttaatgtcatggctgcagtcaccatctgcagtgattttggagccaaaaataaataaataaataaagtctctcactgtttcctttgtttccccatctctttgccatgaaatgatgggactggatgccaagatcttagtcttctgaatgttgagttttaagccaactttttcactcccctctttactttcaacaagaggctccttagttctttgctttctcccacaagggtgttgtcatctgtgtatctgaggttattgatatttctcctggaaatcttgactccatcttgcacttcatccagcctggaatttttcatgatgtactctgtgtataaattaaataagcagattgacaatatacaaccttgacgtactcctttccttatttgtccagttctaactgttgcttcttgacctgcgtacaggtttctcaggaggcaggtaaggtggtctggtattcccatctctttaagaaacaacaaaatcctgtaaagcagttatccttcaataaaaaaagaaattaaaaaaaagaattttctgttttgcctatagggttattgttaccatctttctaaattatcaagggtgaaacagatcaccagcccaggttggatgcatgagacaaatgctcggggctggtgcactgggaagacccagagggatgggatggggagggacgttcaggatggggaacacatgtaaatccatggctgattcatgtcaatgtatggcaaaaaccgctacaatattttaaagtaattagcctccaacttgtaaaaataaatgggaaaaaaataaaaaataaaactgatttcctccactcaaaaaaaaagaattttgttaaaggGAGTGGATGGATAcaagtatatgtatggctgaatccctttcaCTGTTGAccagaaactaccacaacattgttagttgGCTATACCCCCATACGAAATGTAAAGTTTTGAAGcagaagtaaaatgaaagaattgGAATATAAATGAggtccaatttctttttttttttttttttggaggtccAATTTCTTGAGTAGAAATGGAACCCAAACCCCGGACTTTATAGCtcccttttaaaaattgacatatagttgattcacatcTTCAGTGTAGGTGTATAGTGAAGTGATTCAACATTtctatagattatactccatttagaacatactgcatagcacagggatctCTACTTAACGCACTATGGTGAACTGAATAGGAAGGAGgtccaaaagggaggagatacatgtatatgtgtgactgattcattttgctgtgcagtAAAAAccagcataacattgtaaagcaactatactccaataaaaattaatttaaaaagtaaccttATTACagaataatggctataattcttCGTACTGTACCATATATTcttattgattatatattttgtgtataGTGGCTTGTATTGATTAATGCTATATTCCTAATGTGTCGCTTTCTCCCACTCTCTctcatttggtaaccataagtttattttctatatctgtgaatctgttttgcaatatacatttgtttcttttactttaaaaattctgcATAAAAATGATAACATAGAATATTTGTCATTGTCTGTGAAcgtcactaagcataatatccatccatgttgctgcaaatggcagaatttcattttttttatggctgagtgatattccattgtatatatacataccacacaTATCTCATTTGACCCTGAATGAGCTGATTACACGATGAAGGAAGAAGCAGAAAACTGAGATTGGAGCACCAGAGAGTCTGCCCTGAGTTATCATCTACCAATACTTCCTGGGATCCCTGGTTGTCATCTCAGTTAAGCTCCCCTAGTTGAAACAGCAAGGGTTGAGGCCCACCAGGAGCCCCCAAAGGGTAGAACACCATGAGCAGAGAGAGGGTCCCCACATGGAGTGCCAGGGGAGAGGGAGAGCTAGGGGCCCTGCGTCTGGGGTTAGATTTCTCAGGCTCAACTTGGCTTCATTccaagttgactttttttttaatttttatttttaattggagaacaattgctttcaatgttgtgttagtttctgccataaaacatcataatcagtcataagtatacatatatcccctccctcttcatcctccctcccaccccatcctacgcTTCTctatcatcacagagcactgatctgagctccctgtactatacagaaGCTTCCCACCAGCTGGCTCTTTTACACATGGCATTTTTacactattttatacatggtagtgtatatatgtcaatgctactatctcaatttgtcccaccctcttcttcccctgctaTGTCCATATGTCTGATCCctatatctgtatctctattcttgccctgcaaatagattcatcagtacctttttttttctagattccatatacatgcttaatatacaacatttatttttctctttctgacttacgttACTCTGTAtgaaggctctaggttcattcacctcagttcaacttctttcctttttaatgcaTGTCCTgtgttctgtgctcagtcacttcagtcatgtctgactccttgcgaccccatagacagtggcccgccaggctcctctgtccaggaggttcctcaggtaagaatacttgagtgggttgccatttcctcctccagggatcttcccgacccagggatcaaacttgcagttcctgcagctcctgcatcggcaggcagattctttaccactgagccaccggagaagttCTTTTTAATTCATAACTAGTacgaattaaatttaaaatgctatGATCCGttcctcttttgtgaaataaCAGTAATACCTGCATTTATACGTTGAGGGAGATTATGCAGATGAAATGAAACAAGATACATGGAACAGTTAGCTCAGAGCCTGGCAATCAAGGAATCCCCAATAGAGGTCCTAGATGTTATGGTTACAGTCTCCTCATCCTAACATGagggagaagtatcagtaaccttagatatgcagatgataccacacttatggcagaaagtgaagaggaactaaagagtctcttgatgaaggtgaaagaggagtgaaaaagttggtttaaaactcaacattcaaaaaacgaagatcatggcatctggtatcatcacttcatggcaaatagaaggggaaacaatggaaacagtgacagactttattttcttgggatccaaaatcactgcagatggtgactgcagccatgaaattaaaagacaattgctccttggaagaaaagttatgaccaacctagacagcatattaaaaagcagagacattattttgctggcaaaggtccatctagtcaaagctatggatcttccagtagtcatgtatggatgtgagagttggaccataaagaaggccgagcgctgaagaattgatgcttttgagttgtggtgttggtgaagactcttgagaagtcCTTTGaattgcaaggatatcaaaccagccaatcctaaaggaaatcaaccttcaatattcattggaaaggctgatgtcaaagctgaagctccaaaactttggccacttgatgcaaagagccaactcagagcaaaagaccctgatgctggtaaagatagaaggtagggagagaaggggatgacagaggacaagatggttggacaatatcaccaactaaatggacatgagtttgagccaactctgggatatagtgaaggacagggaaccctggtgtgctgcagtccatggggtcgcagagttggacatgactgagcaactgaacaacaaacaacattcTAACATCACCTTCATGATTGTTTTTAAGTGCCTATGGGGCAGATAGAAATGACCCATTTCCCGCTGTTATATGGAGATGTCTAGGAGAGgtagaaagaaagcagaattcTGAATGAGAATTCTTAAACCACCACTGCAACTAAGAGCATAAACTTCACAGGGCTCGGAGCTGAAACTTTGCCTATCGATGTCCTATCACCCATTTGTCCCAGCTGTCCTGTTTCTCCTGATAATGAGGAAACTGCTCCTGACAGTCCATCCACTGTTACCCTCAGTGCTTACCAGGCTGCCCTGTGTCTCTGCTGGCTCATGACCGAAGAGTGCGGATCTACTGTTCCTCCACTGCCTGGTATTCGATGAAAGCTCAGACTTTTTTCAGCATTAAGTAGGTTGTTCTAGtgttttttcaactttattgagatataattgacatttaacattgtttaagtttaaggtgtacagtgtggTTACTTGATACACATGTATGTTGCAAAATGTGTCCTACAATAAGATTAGTTAATGCATCCTTCACCTGACATAACTACCTTTTAGTTGTCTTTATAGTGAGAGCATTAAAACTCTAATAGCAACTTTCagatacacaatagaatattgttAACTCTAATCAAAATTCTGTACATCAGATCCTCAgaaattatttatcttaaaacTGAAAGCTTGTGCATTTTGACCAATAtcttcccatcccctcctcctgagCCTCTGGcgtgagttaatttttgtgagcgGTATACAAAAGACacccaattttattctttttcatgtagttaTCCAATTTTTCCAACATTGTTTATTGAAGACACTATCATTTCCACACTGAGTATCCCTGTTTCCTTTGCCAAATATTAGTTGACCAtaaatgcatgggtttatttttggactGTCAATTCTAATTCATTGTCTGTGTGTCTGGTTTTatgacagtaccatactgttttgattactgtagcttataaaggaatccatattggaaaagaagtaaaactcactgctTGCaagtgacatgatactatacatataaAACCTTAAAGATACCATCAGAAAATAACTAGAggtaattaacaaatattttggccacctcatgtgaagagttgactcattggaaaagaccctaatgctgggaaggattgggggcaggtggagaaggggacgacagaggatgagatggctggatggcatcaccgactcgatggacgtgggtttgggtagactccaggagttggtgatggacagggaggcctggcgagctacgattcatggggtcgcaaagagtcggacatgactgagtgattgaactgaactgaactgaatcagcaaATCTAGTGAAGTCATTGGATACAAAAATCGATAAatagaaatcagaaagaaattaaggaaacaatcccattcacaattgcaactaaaataataaactacctcagaataaatctacctaaggagacattcagaaaatgatatgatgaaagaaatcaaagaaaacacaaacagaaagagataaatattatgtccttgaattggaagaatcaatattgtgaaaatgactataccacactaattttagaattttgttctacttctgttaaAGAAACATGCCACTGGAATGTTAATAGAGATTGAATTGAACCTGTAGAAGGCTTTGGGTagaatggacattttaacaaaattaactcTTTTGATCTATGGGTATCTAtcaatttatttcttcttcaatttctttcctcagtgtctCATAGTTTTTGGTGCGTGGACTCTTCACTTTCTTGGTTAGATTATTTCTAAGTACTTTATTGTTTTTGAAGCTATAGTAGATGAgatcattttctttgtttctttttcagataaagttagtgtatagaaatgcaacttttgtgttgattttgtatcctgaaacttcaCTAAATTTGCTTATTagttgtaaaaaaatttttatggaatCTTCAGAATTATCTATATACAAGATCATGTTATCAGCAGATCAagactcctttccaatttggatgctttttatttctttttcttgcctgattgctctgcctaggacttccagtactatgttcaGTTGGTGTGGTGAGAGTGCgcatccttttcttatttttgaacttaaagagaaagatttcaaactttcactgttgagtatgatgttagctgtggggttGTCATATagggcctttattatgttgttgagaggttttttttttttttatcatcaaaggatgttgaattttgtgaaatgttttttctgcatctattgaggttatcatggttttaaaaaagtttttgttgaagcatagttgcttcacaatgctgtgttagtttctgctatatggaacagtgaatcagctatgcagTTACATATACactctcttttttagatttccttcccactttgtcaccacagagcattgagtagagctccctgtgcctcacagtaggttctcattagttatctattttatacatagtaatgtatatgtgttaattcCCATCTCCCTGACAGGGCAATGACAACTGCAGGGCAAAAGATAGGCCCCCCTCAACATCATATGGTTTTTGTGTTTTAGTTTATAAATGGGATGTATCACATCtactgatttgtgaatattgagcCATCCTTACATCCCAGGGATAAATCACATTTGATCAGggtatataatccttttaatgtgcttttgaattcagtttgctgttgttttgttgagaatttttctaTCTATATTCATCAAGCATATTGGCCTATTGTTTCCTGTTCTTATAGGATCTTTATCTGGCTTTGGTGTCAAAGAAATACTGGCCTTATAAAGTAAGTTTTGGAGTACTCTCTTCaatcttttggaagagtttggaaAGAACTGGTAATAATTCTTTAAATGGTTGACTGAATTCActggtgaagccatctggtcctgggcttttttgttcttgttgtgaagtatttgattactgattcagtctCCCTACTTGTTactggtctgttcagattttctgtttcttcatactTTAGACTCAGTAGGTTGTAtgcttctagaaatttatccatttatcctaGGTTGGACATTTTTGATGTATAATTGCTCAGACTAgtctcttttaaaattctctttatttctgtGGCATCAGTTATAAGGTTTTcgctctattttttttattttttgctttttattgtagtagttttgccatacattgacatggatctgCCATGGATGtatctgtgttccccatcctgaacctccccccacctccctagTTTTATTAGAATGGATCTTTTCAGGtgatataattatggctgatttgcattgttttatggcagaaatcagtacaaagcaattttcctccaattgaaaaataaataaatgcatgaggagaaactggaaaaaaaatgagcCTTTACTCATTGCATCTTGGTTATCCTGGCTCAAGTTTTggcaattttgtttatatttccaaAGCATCAGCTGccctttccagttctgtgaccagaaggattgttgttgttgttcagctgttcagtcatgtccaactctttgcaacccatggactacagcacaccaggcttccctgtcattcaccatctcctggagtttgccagaAGGATAGCACAGGTCTTGAGACTAGACTATTCTGCTGATAATCCTCCACAGGGCACTCTTGATGTccttgttcctcaggctgtagatgaaggggttcagcataggggtgaccacagtgtacatcactgAGACCACTGCATCCTTCCTTGGGGAAGATGAGACAGCTGAACTGAGATACACCCCAAGGCCTGTTccataaaacagacaaacaaccAACAGGTGAGaaccacaggtggagaaggctttgtaCCTCCCACTGGATGATGAGACTCTCAGAATGGAGGAGACAATTCTATAGTAAGAGAAAATAATTCCTGATATAGGGAGAAAACCAGAGATGGTCCCAGCAAAAAACATGACAATGTTACTTCCTGAAGTGTCTGAACAGGCAAGGTCACGAAGCTTAGGAACATCACAAAAGAAATGAGGGATTTCTGCATCTTTGCAGAAAGTAAGTTGCGACACCATTAAGCAATGCATCTGAGAGTCCAAAAGGCTGataaaaaatgacacaagaaCTAACAAGCCACAGATACGGGGCTTCATGATCACTGGGTAGTGTAGTGGGTGACAGATGGCCATCaaccggtcataggccatcacagccaGGAGTAGACTGTCcaaacagccaaaaagaaaaaagaaggatatCTGAGTTAGGCAGCCTGCATAGGTGATAGATTTGCTGTGTGTCTGGATATTCACCAGCATCTTGGGGACTGTAGTGGTACTGAAACCAATGTCAGccaaggacaggttggagaggaagaagtacatgggggtgtggaggtgggagtcagaGCTGACGACCAGGATGATGAGAAGGTTCCCCAGCATGGTGACCAGGTACATGAACAAAAAGAGTCCATATATGAATGGCTGCAGGTTCAGATCATCTGAGAGACCCAGGAGGAGAAATTCTGAGAAACTTGTTAAGTTCTGGAGTTCCATGTAGCTGGACTaccttttgggggaaaaaaataataatgttgggATAAATAAAGCAAGTACACAGGCAGCAGAGAGtccatagaataaaaaataaactattcacACTTGAGTAATATAAACCTCAAGCAATATTTCTCAGAGGTGGTAAATTCATTATAATTAGAAATTCGACATTGATGTCTGGACCACTTACCTGTTTCTGTATACCTCCACTTTATAGAGACTGAGCCAAAGTCTATAAGCAACAAGGAAATTTTGAGACAACAAATTCAAGGATACAGTGAGCTATCAGCCTCCCACTGTTAAGGAGAACATATAGAATACTAAATATCTTTCtcctttgagaagaaaaatagtCATTGTATGGTGGTATGCTGGTGtatagtggctaagtcatgtaaaagatgcaactctttgcaaccctatggacagtagtccaccaggctcctctgtccatgggatttttcaggcaagaatactggagtaggttgggattttcttcctccagaggtttttcctgaccctgggattgaattcacatctcctgtacctcctgcattgctggaggattctttactcactgagccatcagggaagccaaattaGATTCTAAATGAAGTCAAATGTTCATaatcaaatagaattttataTGCCAGTAATTTCATGGGCTTTCATAATCTTTTGGCTTTACAACATATGTCTTTCATGGAGATACATGAACATTCAAATGTGTGGGTGTTCtggtaaaatttttttgaaattaaacTCAGCTATACAAGAGGTTAGCCTTGGTGGACTTCACCTTTTCATACATATGTTTTTGTTGAATGCAGCAAATAACACTGATTCTGTAAACAGTATCACTATGCTTAAACACATACTTCTTTTAAATGAACACACTGCACCTCATTTTCATCTCTTGCAGGGTTACTTTCCATCAATGCCACACGATTTCAGGACACATCTGAGACTGAATTCatattctgtgttttttgtttagaGTGAATTGCTAAAACTAGTTAAATACATCACTAATCCTAAACATTTGTAAAGGGTTATTTTCTCCCCTAATCCAACCCTCTTTGTATATATATTCCTCAGAATTCCTGGGAGATTGGTTCAATGAACCCCTGTGAATGTAATTACCTTATACAAAGTAATGTGGTACAATCTGCCTTTTAGTAAATACAGTTCCACATGGAATCTCAtcagtggttggttgaatccactgaTGCAGAACTGTGGATATGAGGGGCAGGGGGCACTGTAGTTGAGAAATTCAGGACCTAGGtctgaagtttctttctttttttccttttttggccacatggagtggcatgcaggatcttagtatcccaatcagggattgaaaaCACACCCATTGCAAtggaaactcagagtcttaaccactggaccaccagggaagtccccaggtctGAAATCTTAAACTGGCTTCTCATtcctatttaagaatttttcaagtCAATCTTTTCTCACAGAGGAAAGATTGCATTTCTTCTAAATTCAGTTCCCTGAAGGCAAACAGATCTGTATTCACTCTGATAGATCAAAACTTGATTTAATTTGGGAAAAAATGTAACAGAGAGAAGAACAGAGAACAAAATTACAAATAACTGAATAGCTTACTCATTTCCAAAATGAGTATATTAATTGACCCCACTGAAGGGTAGGCAGAATATGTTGCtccaaaatatttcaattttgcttaaagattattttgagctgaaggcaatttGGAAcagatatttcaattttttatttaaaaatgctagatagatataaaaaattttaaagttaaacgGGGAAAAAACTCTTAGTGTGGTTAGCTGGCTAAAATTGGTGAATtattataaagatttttaaattgtgcTTTGATGAAATTGTGCTTATAGGAAATTGGTATtcgattttattttctgtttaaagaagTCTGATTCTTGGATAATtataaaagattttttctttaCCTGTGAAGTAGTTCATCTAGGAAACAAagattttgtattttaacaaaataatttccTGAATGTCATGTGTTCTTTACTATGTCTTTGATTACTTAAGAAAACTAAGTCTTCTCAATATTAGAAGAGCTAAGGTAGGCTTTTTCCTCAAGGACAGTAGATCCTTTaataacacaggtttgaactatgTAGGGCCACTTATAGGTGGATTTGACACTACTAGGTAATCCAcaattggttgaatctgcaggtgAATGACCATGGGTATGAAGGGTTGACTGTAAAGTTATATATGGATTTTTGACTGCACGGAGGTCAAAACCCCTAAGTTGTTAAAGGGCCAACTGTGTATTATATCCTATGTTTgtctttagaatattttaattgtCACTTTGGTTAAACTGTTTTTATATGATGATCTGTGATCATATTTAGTCAGATGTTTTAAACTATTTGACATTTTTAACAGCATCcccaaattaaattataaataaaatattttttatctcaaACTAGACAGGATTTCCCAGAAAGTCTctgaaaaaatcttaaaatatttattctctcgTCTTATAAAAAAAATTGATGTTATACTAATTTGACTTACTTAATATGTTAAATAGCATGGAAAACACTGACAAGCAGAAATGATGTTTAATCATCTTTAggttatatttgtatgtgtggcACTTTAGTCAGTAATCATGTACAACTTTtgagatccccatggactgtagcccgccaggctcctctatccatgggatttctcaaacaagaatattggagtgggttgccatttccttctccatgggttttcccaccaaaggattgaacctgggcctcctgcattgcaggcagattctttattgattgAGCTACTGGGCAAGCATACATTTGCATGAATATATGTTATTAAAACAAGTTTTTCAGAAATTATATAAAATCTCTAtacgtgtgtgcttagtcactcagtcatgtccaactctttgtgacccccatggactatagcccaccaggctcctctgtccatggaattctccaggcaaaaatactgaagtggcaggccatgccctcctccaggatttcttcccaacccagggactgaacccaggtctcccacatttaaggtggattctttaccttctgagccaccagagaagcccaaaaataatggagtgggtatcctatcccttttccagggaatcttcccaatccaggaattgaaccaggatctcctgcattgcaggtagattctttaccagttgagctaccagtgaagccctaaaATCTCTATACTCAAATATAAATATCCAATTTGAGATTTCTTATAAAAAGTTCCAACAACACAGACTTAAAAATAGCTTATATGATCAATCACTATTCttactacagtttaaaaaaagtctagacttatttaaaaaacaaatcatttttacTTTGATTATCCTTGATTAAGCTGAAAAGTAATTGTAGAAAAAATGATCTATGttttaacaaaaaattatgaGATACTCACCATCACTAatcttcagggaaatgcaaattaaaactacaattttatatatcacctcacacctgtcagaatggctattatcaaaaagacaacaaataacaagtgttcatgagggtgtggagaataggGAACCCTTACACACCTttggtccctggaggaggaaattgcagtccacaccagtattcttgcctggaaaatcgcatggacagaggaatccacggggtcgcaaagaataggccatcactgagtgactcagcatgcatgtaCACctttgataggaatgtaaattgatgcagccactatggaaaacagtatggaggttcctcaaaacattaaaaatagaactttcatatgatccagaaatttctttaaagaaaaatgaaaacactaatttgacaAGTTATATGCACCCCAATAGTCATAGAAGCATTACTTATAACAGCCAAGATATAAAAGCaatctgtccatcaacagacaaatggataaagaaaatgtgttacatataaacagtgaaatactactcaacaattaaaaaaatgaaattattccaGTTGTGATAGCATAAATtaacctggagggtattatgctcagtgaaataagtcagacagagaaagacaaatactatatttttACACTAATACatggagtctaaaaaataaacagaaacaggctcacagatacagagaacaaactagtggttactaaaAGGGGAAGGGtggaaagaagagcaaaatagataaagaagattaagaggtacaaattactaggcataaaataagtaaattacaaCAATTTAACAGGTAGCCCAGGGTAATGCTGACAATATAATccaaattttatgtaaatgtgtATGGAGTATAATCTCTAAAAATATTGtagtacatcagaaactaatatATTAATGTaagttaactatatttcaataaaaatgttccAAAACACCCTGGCATGTTATCAGATTATATTCATGTTTACTAATTTtgagtctttttcttctttataaactGATTCTTGTTGTTTTGTACATTTTGTTGATATTTAATGTTTCCAATTTTACTCTCACTCTCCTGACTTCATGTCAGTAAAGACTAAAGACTATAGCCTTAGTGCCCAAGTTCTTGTTCAAACTGACT is a window of Muntiacus reevesi chromosome 1, mMunRee1.1, whole genome shotgun sequence DNA encoding:
- the LOC136166353 gene encoding olfactory receptor 7E178-like — protein: MELQNLTSFSEFLLLGLSDDLNLQPFIYGLFLFMYLVTMLGNLLIILVVSSDSHLHTPMYFFLSNLSLADIGFSTTTVPKMLVNIQTHSKSITYAGCLTQISFFFLFGCLDSLLLAVMAYDRLMAICHPLHYPVIMKPRICGLLVLVSFFISLLDSQMHCLMVSQLTFCKDAEIPHFFCDVPKLRDLACSDTSGSNIVMFFAGTISGFLPISGIIFSYYRIVSSILRVSSSSGRYKAFSTCGSHLLVVCLFYGTGLGVYLSSAVSSSPRKDAVVSVMYTVVTPMLNPFIYSLRNKDIKSALWRIISRIV